The Candidatus Atribacteria bacterium DNA window CTCTATCCCAATGGGTATGAGGTACAATGAATGCTTTATAGGGCTTTTTATTAATAGTAACCACTATAATTTCCCCCTTTTTTTCTTTTTATAAGGAATATTTATAAAATCTTCGTAGAATATAGCCATTCTGACAGTCTTTTATTACACCGAAAAATAAAAAATCCAACAATGTCCACATTTTTTTAACTATAGACTTCTGGTTTATTAAAGGTACTTTCCTGTTCGAGCGAAAACCAATTGAAATCACCAATCCAATCGATAAGCACAAAATGTCCAAAAAAGTAGAAATTTCTATTCCTGGAATAACTAAGGTTTTTGATAAATATTTCTATTTGACTAATTCACAATACTTTCAATGCCTTATTAATTTTATCGGCAACTTGTTCAATTTCTTTATCATTTGAAAGTATTGAAATTCCAAAACCAGCGCCAATACCTGGATCGACAACGCCTATGCTAATGTTCACTGCCCTTCCAAGTATTTCGTCAGTTTTAGGCAACATATGTTTATTATATTCTATTTCTTGTCCATACCTTTCACAAACAAAAGGACATTGATACTCCGTGACTGTTTTTTTATTTAATATCTGTTCCATATTATTATACACGTGCCATCCTGAATAAGAGAGAGTCTTTACATCCATTTCAGCAGCGAATTTATCTGCTGTTCCTTTCTCATTAAAAAGCAAGGTTAATATTGTTGCAATTTCACCTTCATCATTTATTTTTCTAAATTTCAATTTTTTATTTACTGAAATGGCATTCTTTAATTTTCTTTTTTTATCACGAAGTATGGATATAATATTGTCTGTCTTTCTTAACTGGGCTAAAGCTACGGCTCCGGTGAGCTCATTAATTCTTAAATTCATACCGATTAAACTCCTACTTCCAATCTCTAATCCCATTCTATTTGGTTTATGGCCTTGATCATGAAATCCAAAGGTGCGTTCATATAATTCATCATCATCGGTAATTACAACACCACCATCACCAGTAGTAATGGTTTTATTTATATTTAATGAAAAAGCTCCAATATCACCGATTGTACCAACCTTTTCCCCTTTATAAGTTGCACCGAAAGCTTGACAGCAGTCTTCAATCACATAAAGGTGGTGTTCATTTGCAATCTCCATAATACTATCCATATCACACGGATTACCAAGCATATTAACAGGCATAATCGCTTTTGTTCTTTTAGTAATTTTTTTTCTAATATCTTCCGGGTCAATATTTAAAGATTCGTCAATTTCTGCCAAAACAGGAATGGCATTGGCGTAGATAATCGATGAAATTGAAGCAATAAATGTATAACCTGGCACTATAACTTCATCTCCCGGACCGATACCCAAAGCCGCAAGGCTTGTTATAAGAGCACCGGTACCACCATTTACCGCTACTGCATGACGTGATCCGACATATTTCTCAAATTCCCTTTCGAATGTTACTACTTTATGTTTAAATCGAGGGTCATCTTCCTTGCCATACCTGGATAAATACCCAGACTCCATTACATCTAATAACTCTTTCCTTTCTTCCTCTCCGAAAAAATATGCACCTGGCCCAGCCATATCATTACCCCCTAAATACTATTCTTCTCATCATTATCGTACTATAATCCAAACTCATAAGTTCTCCAGTTTCCCGAATATTTAATCTTAGTAAAAAAATTAATATATCCACGATGCTATGCCTATAAACAAAGGATAGCTAAAATAGAACTAACGGTCAATAAAGATTTGATCCAATTTCATCTTATCAAACATAGGAAGATAAAAGAAGATATTTCTTTTACCATTTGGAATTGTTCTGAATTATTTTTATTATAATTATCATTCGGTCCCATATTTAAATGACACTTATAAAATAATATGCTATACTATCCAACAGAAATAACCAAGAAAATAAATAAATTATAAAATAAAATCATCTGATCGAACACTTCAAAACTCAAGATAAAATATCCAAAAAAAAACAATCAGTCTTAGAAATATATAAAATAATATTTATATAAAAAAGGAGGAAGATATAGAATGATTAATCGATCAAGAATCAGCCTTAACAGAATCATTTATCCAAAATTAGGCTTAAAAGATTTCTTTAAATTTACTAAAGATTTGGATTTAAATAAAATTGAATTACGCAATGACCTTCCCGGAGGAAAGATAATTGATGACTATACGGCAGAGCAACTAAAAGAACTCTCCAAAAAATATGGAGTGGAAATATTAACCATCAATGCCCTCCAAAAATTTAATTTAGCCGCAATTCTACCAGAGTCCATAAAGGAATTAAAAAAATTAATTAATCTTTCACAATCTATCGGCTGCAAAGCAATTGTATTATGCCCAAACAATGATGTTAATGATAAAAGGAGTTCAGAAGAAATTTTCAAAGAAACCGTATTAGCTTTAAAATCTTTTGCTCTCTTGTTTAAAGATAGCGGCATGCAAGGCTATTTAGAGCCCTTGGGATTTAAAGAATGTTCTCTTCGATCTATGGTTACGGCAATGAAAGCTATTCGGGAATCAGGTTATCCGGTCTATAAAATTGTTCATGACACCTTCCATCACCATATAGGCCCTGATACCTTGGATACTATTAAAAATGATTATGATATATCTTATACCGGATTAGTCCACATCTCCGGAGTAGAATCTAATATTCTCGCTGAAGAATATAGAGATAATCATCGTGTTTTAGTCTCGGAAAAAGATAAACTTCAAACCAAGGAGCAGATAACATTACTTCTCAAGCTTGGTTATTCGGGAAATATTTCTTTTGAACCTTTTTCCAAGGTTATACAAGATATGGAAATTGAAAGTTTAAAATCAGCTATCGACCATAGTATAGAATATTTAGGATGATCTTTACCTTTACGACCAGATCTTGAAATATAACAGTTAGATATTACATTGTAAGACTTAACCCTTTATTATCCACTCGATATGTCTATTTGAATTATCATCAAGGTATTCAAGCAAAAATTAAAATAAGCATTATTTAATCTCATAATGTCGCCATTGATTTTATTGTCACACCTACCCTATTTATTAAATTTAAAAATGTATATTCATTCTCTAAAAATTGGGATGTATCCTTTGACATCCTTCACTGGGTTTTTATTTGCCAAAAACTTTAATTGCTTGTTTCATTTTGCCAATCACATCTACTTCAAATGGGCAACGTCTCAT harbors:
- a CDS encoding xylose isomerase; this translates as MINRSRISLNRIIYPKLGLKDFFKFTKDLDLNKIELRNDLPGGKIIDDYTAEQLKELSKKYGVEILTINALQKFNLAAILPESIKELKKLINLSQSIGCKAIVLCPNNDVNDKRSSEEIFKETVLALKSFALLFKDSGMQGYLEPLGFKECSLRSMVTAMKAIRESGYPVYKIVHDTFHHHIGPDTLDTIKNDYDISYTGLVHISGVESNILAEEYRDNHRVLVSEKDKLQTKEQITLLLKLGYSGNISFEPFSKVIQDMEIESLKSAIDHSIEYLG
- a CDS encoding DegT/DnrJ/EryC1/StrS family aminotransferase, which gives rise to MAGPGAYFFGEEERKELLDVMESGYLSRYGKEDDPRFKHKVVTFEREFEKYVGSRHAVAVNGGTGALITSLAALGIGPGDEVIVPGYTFIASISSIIYANAIPVLAEIDESLNIDPEDIRKKITKRTKAIMPVNMLGNPCDMDSIMEIANEHHLYVIEDCCQAFGATYKGEKVGTIGDIGAFSLNINKTITTGDGGVVITDDDELYERTFGFHDQGHKPNRMGLEIGSRSLIGMNLRINELTGAVALAQLRKTDNIISILRDKKRKLKNAISVNKKLKFRKINDEGEIATILTLLFNEKGTADKFAAEMDVKTLSYSGWHVYNNMEQILNKKTVTEYQCPFVCERYGQEIEYNKHMLPKTDEILGRAVNISIGVVDPGIGAGFGISILSNDKEIEQVADKINKALKVL